A single genomic interval of Gossypium raimondii isolate GPD5lz chromosome 11, ASM2569854v1, whole genome shotgun sequence harbors:
- the LOC105801522 gene encoding agamous-like MADS-box protein AGL81 translates to MARRKLKMKLIEKEKARAATLKKRLQSLKKKAHEFSTLCDVEVCMIIFEPELKDSPSRVEVWPSDPVQVETIIGRYNTMATSGSQKKTFSISDFFNMCRRQARDEVAQVCKANFKAKFPTWDDRIDNFSPEHIASCLTKLDSNIEVVKRKIMLMKGDDEQKLLRSELRTLGGFGARSTLSSSDNYIPAAALHLWNRSLLDNNIQTHTPLEIVNHFDLIQDIPRKNSEFGVIRDQPPLPARPLDMQLPSFSPADEALVKLSLSLNPIEKSLRMSMMNDLGFGVRSGIASSSKNSFPNNAMYNPPPSYSICHDPRFGMPSNDVMFDSASMPVLHDPRSNGVQNNVMLKEPKSALETCFYAPSMRPEVATYNQQQLMMPHVFSQMPPPEFTDFYHDINQHEMINKKQRF, encoded by the coding sequence ATGGCTCGTAGAAAACTGAAAATGAAACTTATAGAGAAGGAGAAGGCTCGAGCTGCAACGCTTAAGAAGCGATTGCAGAGCTTGAAAAAAAAGGCTCATGAATTCTCCACCCTTTGTGATGTGGAAGTATGCATGATCATCTTCGAACCCGAATTGAAGGACAGTCCTTCTAGGGTTGAAGTTTGGCCTTCGGATCCTGTTCAAGTTGAGACCATCATTGGCAGATACAACACTATGGCTACTTCGGGTTCCCAAAAGAAGACTTTTAGTATTTCCGATTTCTTCAACATGTGCCGGAGACAAGCTCGTGACGAAGTCGCACAAGTATGCAAGGCTAATTTCAAGGCCAAGTTTCCAACATGGGATGATCGTATCGACAATTTCTCCCCTGAGCATATTGCGTCGTGTCTTACTAAACTTGATTCGAACATTGAAGTTGTTAAGAGGAAGATCATGTTGATGAAGGGAGATGATGAGCAGAAGTTGTTGCGATCTGAATTGAGGACACTAGGTGGCTTTGGTGCTCGATCGACGCTGAGTTCTTCTGATAATTACATCCCTGCTGCAGCCTTACATCTTTGGAATCGAAGCCTTTTGGATAATAACATTCAGACTCATACCCCTTTGGAGATTGTTAACCATTTTGATCTCATCCAAGACATTCCTCGAAAGAACTCGGAGTTCGGAGTTATCAGAGATCAGCCTCCTCTTCCTGCTAGACCTCTTGACATGCAACTACCTTCCTTTTCCCCTGCCGATGAGGCATTGGTGAAGCTTTCCCTCAGCTTGAATCCCATTGAGAAATCATTAAGGATGTCGATGATGAATGATCTTGGTTTTGGAGTTCGATCAGGAATTGCATCTAGCAGCAAAAACAGTTTTCCGAACAATGCGATGTACAATCCTCCGCCATCGTATTCCATATGTCACGATCCAAGATTCGGGATGCCAAGCAATGATGTAATGTTCGATTCAGCATCAATGCCGGTTCTTCATGATCCGAGGTCAAATGGCGTGCAAAACAATGTGATGTTGAAGGAGCCTAAGTCAGCATTGGAAACTTGCTTTTATGCTCCATCGATGCGACCCGAGGTAGCTACGTATAACCAGCAACAGTTGATGATGCCGCATGTGTTTTCGCAAATGCCTCCTCCGGAGTTCACAGATTTCTACCATGACATCAATCAACATGAGATGATCAACAAGAAACAAAGGTTCTAG